GTCGTCCGTCTAAGGTCGCCGCATGCGGGCGGCGTGGACCTGGTTGCGGACGCCCCGGGGCGTGGTGCTCGTGGCCTGCGGGTTCGCGGTCGTCCTGCGGCTCCCGTTCGTCGGCCTGCCGCCGTACACCGACGAGGGTGGGCTGCTGGTCGTGGCCCGCAGCTGGCACACCGGCGGACCCGACCTCTACGGACGCCTCTTCGTCGACCGTCCACCGCTGCTGCTCCTCTACTTCCGGCTGTCCGACGTCCTCGGCGGCGTGACGGCGGTGCGGGTCGTCGCCCTCGGCCTGGTAGTCGTGCTGGTGGCCGCCGCAGGCTGGGCGGGGCTGCTGCTCGGGGGCCGCCGTGGTGCCGCGTGTGCGGCGCTGGCGTCCGCCGCGCTGCTGGCGAACCCCGCGCTCGGCGCCCACGAGGTGAACGGCGAGACGGTCGGAGCACCGCTGACCGTGGTCGCCTGCGCCCTCCTCGTTGGGGTGTACGCCGGACCGTCGCCGTCGCGGGCCCGGCGGACGCTGCTGCTGGGCGGCGCGGGGGCCGCCGCCGTCTGCGCGATCCTGGTCAAGCAGAACCTCGTCGACGCCCTGGTCTTCGGGCTCGTGGCGGTGGTGGCGTCGGGACCCCGTGACGAGTGGCGACGAACGTGGCGAGACCTGGAGACGTTCCTGGCGGGTGCCCTGGTGCCCGCTGTCGCGACGGTCGCCTGGGCGCAGGCCGCCGGTCCCGGCGTGAGCGCCTTGTGGTTCACGCTCTACCGCTTCCGGCTCGACGCGCTGCACGTGATCGCGTCGCAGTCGACCGCCGCGCCCCAGGCCAGGATCGGCGTGCTCTGGCACGCAGCGCTCGTCAGTGGTCTGCTGCTGCTGGTGCTGGCGGCGCTGTGGTCGCTGCGGCGACGCGTGCTGACGCGCGACCCGTTGACGTGGGCGCTGACCGCCATGCTGGCCGCGGAGATCGCCGGCGTGGTCGGCGGCGGCAGCTACTGGACGCACTACCTGATCGCGCTGGTGCCCGGCGCGGCACTCCTCGCGGGCCGCGCCGCCGGGGTGAACCCGCGCGGGTGGCTGGTCCCCCTGGCCGTGGCGGTGACGGTGGTGTCCTGCCTGGTGCAGGCCGGCGGCTCCGTCGCTGCCGGCCGGTCCGCCACGGTGGACGCCGAGGCGCGGCTGGCCGACTGGCTCTCCGCGGCGAGCAGACCGGGCGACTCCGGGGTGGTGGTCTACGGCGCCGCCGATCTCTTCGCCACCACGCCGCTGCGGCCGGCGTACCCCTATCTGTGGACCCTGCCGATGCGAACCCTCGACCCGCACCTCGACCGGCTGGTCGGTCTGCTCGCCGGCGCAGACGCACCGACGTTCGTCGTCGAGCGGATGCCGGCCGACTCGTGGGGCATCGACCCGCAGGGGCGGGTGGACCGGGCGCTGGCGCGGCACTACCGCCCGGCCGGCTCGGTCTGCGGCGTGCCGGTCTACGTGCACGACGGGGTCGCCCGCCGCCTTCCGCCACTGCCGACGGGCTGTGCCGGCTAGAACTCGCCGTGCCGCCCCTCACCGCGCACGAAGCGACGCGCCCCCTCGGCGCCGCCCGCCTCCAGCGACCGCACGCCGTACCCCAGCTCGCCCGCCATCGCAGCCTGCTCGTCGAGGCCGTCCTGCTCGAGGACGGAGAGCCGGTCGTTGCGCAGGCACTCCTGCGGGAAGGCCGCCAGCTCGGCGGCGAGCGCCTCCGCGTGGCTGCGGGCCGTTCCGGGCTGGACGACGCGGTTGACCAGGCCGATCCGCTCGGCCTCGTCGGCGCTCACGGGGCGGCCGGTCAGGATCAGGTCGAGAGCCCGGCTGGTGCCGATCAGGCGTGGCAGCCGCACCGTCCCGCCGTCGATCAGCGGCACGCCCCAGCGCCGGCAGAACACCCCGAGCGTGGCGTCCGCAGCTGCGACGCGCAGGTCGCACCAAAGGGCCAGCTCGAGGCCGCCGGCGACGGCGTACCCCTCGATCGCGGCGATCACCGGCTTGCCGAGACGCAGCCGGGTCGGCCCCATCGGTCCGGTGCCGTCGGGCTCGACCCGGTTGTCCATGGCGGCCAGGTCCGCGCCGGCGCAGAAATGGCCGCCCGCGCCGGTCAGGACCGCCACCGACTGGCTGTCGTCGGCGTCGTACGCCGTGAACGCGGCCACGAGGGCCTCGGCGGTCGACCGGTCGACTGCGTTGCGCACCTCCGGCCGGTCGAGCACCACCGTGGTGACCGGCCCGAAGACCTCGATCCGCACACCCATCACGCCAGCCTAGGGCGCTACCTCCGGTCGCTCAGGCCTCGTGACGGATCGTGACCACCGGGATCTTGAAGTGCGCCAGGCGATGCTCGAGGTCCTGGTGCAGCCAGGACGAGAGGTGGTGTGCCGGCACGTCGAGCAGGATCTCGTCGACCGGCTCGGCGAACAGGGTCTCCTCGATCGCGTCCATCGGGTCGTGCCGCACCGACACCGAGCCGATCACCGGTGCGTGAGCGGCGAGCTCGAGCTGCGGCAAGGCCGACCGCAGCGTCACCTCGGCGGCGGCCGCACGATCGTGCCGCTCGGGGTGCAGCAGGTGCAGCTCGGCCCGGGCCGGGTTCAGCACGACCAGACGGAACTGGGCGTCACCGGCCTCGGCGCGGTGCCGGATGGCGTCGCGCAGCGACTTGCTCGGCTCGGCCGCATCGGTCACGACCAGGACACGCTGGGTACGGGACTCCGTCATCTCGGACACTCCTCAGACTTCCTCGGTGACAGGTGCCCGCTGCTTGCGGGCCTCGATCGTCTCGGTCCGGTCCTTGTCGGTGACGGTCAGGTAGATCACCACCGCCAGGATCGTGCCCAGGAAGAGCACGCTGGTGCCCAGGGTGCCCAGGTCGAGGCCACCGTCGGCCTTCGGCGAGGCGAGGTAGTCGCCGATGTTCGCGCCCAGCGGCCGGGTCAGGATGTAGGCGAGCCAGAAGGACAGCACCGGGCCGGCACCGAGCTTCCAGGCGGCCAGCACGGCCAGGATCAGGCCCAGGGGCAACATCACGGACTGGCCCGGCGACCAGCCGGTGAGCTCGATGGTCCAGTCGCCCACCGCGGTGCCGAGGGCGAAGGTGACCAGGACGGTCAGCCAGTACCACGACTCGCGGGAGGTCGTGACGATCGAGTGGATCGACAGGGTGCGCTCCCGGGCGTACCAGATCGAGAACACGACGGCAAGGAGCACCGCGAACACCGTGCTGCTGATCCACAACGGCACGTTGTGCCCGTCCGTGAGGTTGTCGGTCAGCAGGGTCCCGACCACGCTGATCAGCACCACACAGAGCCAGTACACCGAGGGGACGTACCGGTTCAGCCGGAACTGCGCCACCAGGGCCGCGATCAGGGCTGCGGAGAACAGCAGGGTCGTGTTGGTGAGCCCGAAACCGAGCGTCTCGTTGATGTAGTCCGCGAAGCTCTCACCCACCGTCGTACACAGGATCTTGATGATCCAGAAGTAGATGGTGACCTCGGGCACCTTGTTCAGCATCGTCCGGCGAAGATCCACGGCGTGGTTGGTCGTCATGCATCCAGCCTGCGGGGGGCCGTCTGACACCCACCTGACCGAAGCCCCGGCGGGCGTGGACCCTTGCGCATCGAGCGGGACTGCAAGAGAGTGCGCGGAGCGACCGAGCGCTCCGTGCGGTCGCGTGGCCGGGTCACCAAGACCCTTCTCGAAAGGTCTCTCCAGATGAGCGTCGTCGAAGAACACCGGGGCGGGAACCTCACCAGGTCGGTCGGCTTCTACGGCCTGATGTTCGTCTCCCTCGGGTCGATCATCGGCTCCGGCTGGCTGCTGGGAGCGCTGACCGCGGCCGAGACCGCCGGACCCGCCTCGATCATCTCGTGGGTGCTCGCGGCGGCCATGCTGGCCACGCTCGCCCTGGTGTACGCCGAGCTGGGCGCGACGTACCCGGTCGCGGGCGGCTCCGGGCGGTTCCCCTACTACTCCCACGGTCCGATCGTCGGCTTCATCGGTGGGTGGGCAGCCTGGGTGCAGGCCGTGTTCATCGCCCCGATCGAGGTGCTGGCCGCGATCACCTACGTCAACAGCGTGCACTGGGTGAACACCAACTTCGCGATGATCGGCACCGACGGGCTGCTCAACACGCGTGGCCTCGTCGTGGCGGTGATCCTGATGCTCCTCTTCACCGCGATGAACCTCGCCGGTGCGCAGTTCATGTCCGAGAGCAACGTGATCCTGGTGATCTGGAAGACCGCCGTGCCGTTCCTGGCCATCGGCGTGATCGCCTCACTGAGCTTCCACCCCGGCAACTTCACCGCCGGCGGCGGCTTCATGCCGCACGGCTGGCACGGCGTCTTCGCGGCACTCCCGGTCGGTGTGGTCTTCGCGCTGCAGGGCTTCGAGCAGGCCGTCTGCCTGGCCGGTGAGGCCCGCAACCCGCGCAAGGACCTGTCCCGCGCGATCCTGACCGCGATGGGTATCGGCGCCCTGCTCTACACGCTGCTCCAGGTCACGATGATCGCCGGGCTCAACCCCGCCGACGTCGCCCACAACTGGGACCGCCCGCTCGGCCAGGACCCCTCCGACTACGGCGCGTGGTACACCCTGGCGCTCGCGGTCGGCGCGACCTGGCTGGCCGTGATCCTGATCATCGACGCGGTGATCTCCCCCGCCGGCACCGGCATCGTCTACCTCGGGACCTCGGCCCGGCTGTCCTACGCGCTGGGTGAGGAGCGCGAGATGCCCGGTGCCCTGGCGCGGACCAACGCCCGCGGCGTGCCCTACATCTCGATCATCGTCGCTCTGGTCGTCGGCCTGATCGGCTTCGGACCGTTCAAGAGCTGGGCCGCCCTCGTCAGCGCGGTCACCGGCGCGACCGCGGTGATGTACGCGATGGCGCCGATCGCGCTCGGCTCCCTGCACCTCAGTGACGGCGACCGGCCGCGGCAGTACCGGATGCCGTGGCCGAAGGTGCTCCTGCCGACGGCCTTCGTCAGCGCGAACCTGATCCTCTACTGGGGCGGCTACGACGTGAACCTCAAGGTGGTCGGCGCCATCGCGGTCGGCCTGGTCGTGTTCGTGGTCGGCTCCGTGGTCAACCGGACCCACGCCTTCTCGACGTTCCGGAACTCCTGGTGGATCCCCGTGTGGCTCGGCGGCGTGCTGGTGATCGGCCGCTTCGGTCGCTACGGCGACCCGACCAAGGGCGGCGTGCAGCGGCACACCGACAGTCTCCCGGCGTTCGTCGACCTCGGCGTGGTGATCGCGTTCGCCCTCGTCATCTACTACCTCGCGGTGGCGATGCGCCTCGAGCCCAACGGCGTGAATGAGGAAGTCGCCAAGGACGCCCACCAGCTGGCGGGTCTCGACGAGCTGACCACCG
This genomic window from Nocardioides cynanchi contains:
- a CDS encoding APC family permease, yielding MSVVEEHRGGNLTRSVGFYGLMFVSLGSIIGSGWLLGALTAAETAGPASIISWVLAAAMLATLALVYAELGATYPVAGGSGRFPYYSHGPIVGFIGGWAAWVQAVFIAPIEVLAAITYVNSVHWVNTNFAMIGTDGLLNTRGLVVAVILMLLFTAMNLAGAQFMSESNVILVIWKTAVPFLAIGVIASLSFHPGNFTAGGGFMPHGWHGVFAALPVGVVFALQGFEQAVCLAGEARNPRKDLSRAILTAMGIGALLYTLLQVTMIAGLNPADVAHNWDRPLGQDPSDYGAWYTLALAVGATWLAVILIIDAVISPAGTGIVYLGTSARLSYALGEEREMPGALARTNARGVPYISIIVALVVGLIGFGPFKSWAALVSAVTGATAVMYAMAPIALGSLHLSDGDRPRQYRMPWPKVLLPTAFVSANLILYWGGYDVNLKVVGAIAVGLVVFVVGSVVNRTHAFSTFRNSWWIPVWLGGVLVIGRFGRYGDPTKGGVQRHTDSLPAFVDLGVVIAFALVIYYLAVAMRLEPNGVNEEVAKDAHQLAGLDELTTA
- a CDS encoding crotonase/enoyl-CoA hydratase family protein yields the protein MGVRIEVFGPVTTVVLDRPEVRNAVDRSTAEALVAAFTAYDADDSQSVAVLTGAGGHFCAGADLAAMDNRVEPDGTGPMGPTRLRLGKPVIAAIEGYAVAGGLELALWCDLRVAAADATLGVFCRRWGVPLIDGGTVRLPRLIGTSRALDLILTGRPVSADEAERIGLVNRVVQPGTARSHAEALAAELAAFPQECLRNDRLSVLEQDGLDEQAAMAGELGYGVRSLEAGGAEGARRFVRGEGRHGEF